From a region of the Flavobacterium sediminilitoris genome:
- a CDS encoding Crp/Fnr family transcriptional regulator, with translation MQIDLDLLFTWGAVSKKYQKDEVIFYEEDLALFYYQIIQGTVKMFNTNEDGKEFTQGLFYKGNSFGEPPLLINEVYPCTAIAIEDCVVIKISKDKFLTIIHEYPAINQKILELLAFKAYRKAVTSRQIINQKPEFRINAFLDNYKKSCTTPTVKVQIPFTRQEIADFTGLRVETVIRTLTKMKKDKKVEITNHKLFY, from the coding sequence ATGCAAATAGATTTAGATTTACTATTTACATGGGGAGCAGTTTCCAAAAAATATCAAAAAGATGAAGTTATCTTTTATGAGGAAGATTTAGCATTATTTTATTACCAAATTATTCAAGGTACGGTAAAGATGTTTAATACAAATGAAGATGGTAAAGAGTTTACTCAAGGTCTTTTCTATAAAGGAAATAGTTTTGGTGAACCACCACTTTTAATAAATGAAGTATATCCTTGCACAGCAATTGCTATCGAAGATTGTGTTGTTATTAAAATTTCAAAAGACAAATTTCTAACGATTATTCATGAATATCCAGCAATTAATCAGAAAATATTAGAGCTTTTAGCATTTAAAGCCTACAGAAAAGCGGTTACGAGTAGACAGATTATTAATCAAAAGCCTGAATTTAGAATAAATGCATTTTTAGACAATTATAAAAAAAGCTGTACAACTCCAACTGTTAAAGTGCAAATTCCTTTTACTCGACAAGAGATTGCAGATTTTACAGGCTTAAGAGTAGAAACAGTAATCCGAACATTAACAAAGATGAAGAAAGATAAAAAAGTAGAGATAACTAATCATAAATTATTTTATTGA
- a CDS encoding formylglycine-generating enzyme family protein: MKKHKLMYRIVFILIFTLIVSCQKSKEQTTTEINPISNVIIEQEQYSSFKVTTEMVLVKGGSYVPLYGKNQEQVIVNDLFMDIYPVTNEEFLDFVKKNEKWQKSKVKKIFADGNYLVKWKNDTLLSTNSKPNSPVTNVSWYAANAYCDCQGKRLATVDEWEYVAMANETKADAREIESYNQNILDWYEKPKTYQNEVGHTFKNYYGIYDLHGLVWEWTSDFNSILITGESRSDSAENNNLFCGSGSLNATDLMNYAAFMRYAFRGSIKANYSIQNLGFRCVKDIEK; the protein is encoded by the coding sequence ATGAAAAAACATAAATTAATGTATAGAATAGTATTCATATTAATCTTCACACTTATCGTTTCTTGTCAAAAAAGTAAAGAACAAACAACTACTGAAATTAATCCTATTTCAAATGTAATTATAGAACAAGAACAATATAGCTCTTTTAAAGTTACAACTGAAATGGTTTTAGTAAAAGGTGGAAGTTATGTTCCTTTATATGGGAAAAATCAAGAGCAAGTAATTGTAAATGATTTATTTATGGATATATATCCTGTTACAAATGAAGAATTTCTTGATTTTGTAAAGAAAAATGAAAAATGGCAAAAATCAAAAGTTAAAAAAATATTTGCAGATGGAAATTATCTTGTAAAATGGAAAAATGATACTTTGTTAAGTACAAATTCAAAACCAAACAGTCCTGTTACAAACGTATCTTGGTATGCAGCAAATGCCTATTGCGATTGCCAAGGTAAACGATTAGCAACAGTAGATGAATGGGAATATGTAGCAATGGCAAACGAAACAAAGGCAGATGCAAGAGAAATTGAATCCTATAACCAAAATATTTTAGATTGGTACGAAAAACCAAAAACCTACCAAAATGAAGTTGGTCATACTTTCAAAAATTATTATGGAATTTATGATTTGCATGGTTTGGTTTGGGAATGGACTTCCGATTTCAACTCTATTTTAATTACAGGTGAATCTAGAAGTGATTCAGCAGAAAACAATAATCTATTCTGTGGAAGTGGTTCTTTAAACGCTACTGATTTAATGAACTATGCTGCTTTTATGAGATATGCTTTTAGAGGAAGTATTAAGGCAAATTATTCGATACAAAATTTAGGTTTTAGATGTGTAAAAGATATTGAAAAATGA
- a CDS encoding nitric oxide reductase activation protein NorD, with translation MELDEIVYSKVLQFFKKNKKVDADLVNRMVHLEDIKSRLTILARAITADVIEIFPAEREGGYKNNNFFFPISFGDFSTYEANLSFYFFRLLYLTEQRKLGFNWKENKDETLDNSQLKALECSEIVLKSLFEEFPITNSLHNDFYTFYAAKEEIDYSWLYGKWMRNSAEVEVDKTLNNFSDLTKKATGEKEPTVLKANPVEEIKSLTIDKKQQEDYVLLHSFEKVETAEEFNGNWRDFDGSDELEKHQEALEELNMKFTVRVNDTTHSVYQADFIENTTISESAERDEKGYHIKYNEWDYSSKAYKDSFCKVYPISQVKTDVNYYKKTITEKASVLNGLRKMLTNVNNKMQQHHRQSQGDVFDIDATTDMIIDVLSKRTPSENIYLSNRKKEKDISILLLLDISLSSDSYAAGNKIIDVEKQVSILFGEILNEFDIDFSINCFYSKTRNYASYLTLKDFDEDWQKAKNKIGAAEPQGYTRIGAALRHSGALLEKRDSKNKWIIFLSDGKPNDYDKYEGKYGIHDVKQTLKELKQKQINTYALAIEAQAKYYLPLMFGQNHYQILTHPEDLLKSLVKLYEKIKH, from the coding sequence ATGGAACTTGACGAAATAGTATATAGCAAGGTTTTGCAATTCTTTAAAAAGAATAAAAAGGTTGATGCTGATTTAGTTAATCGTATGGTTCATTTAGAAGATATAAAATCACGTTTAACCATTTTAGCAAGAGCCATTACTGCGGATGTAATTGAAATATTTCCCGCAGAACGCGAAGGCGGTTATAAAAATAATAACTTTTTTTTTCCTATTTCATTCGGAGATTTTTCTACTTACGAAGCAAACCTTTCTTTTTACTTTTTTAGACTTTTGTACTTAACGGAACAAAGAAAGTTAGGATTTAATTGGAAGGAAAACAAAGATGAAACGCTTGATAATTCGCAACTTAAAGCTTTAGAATGTTCTGAAATTGTTTTAAAAAGTTTATTTGAAGAATTCCCAATTACAAATTCTCTTCACAATGATTTTTATACTTTTTATGCTGCAAAAGAAGAAATTGATTATAGTTGGTTGTATGGAAAATGGATGCGAAATAGTGCAGAAGTTGAAGTAGATAAAACATTAAATAATTTTTCTGATCTAACAAAAAAGGCAACGGGTGAAAAAGAACCAACCGTTTTAAAAGCAAATCCGGTTGAAGAAATAAAAAGTCTTACAATTGATAAAAAACAACAAGAAGATTACGTATTGCTACATAGTTTCGAAAAAGTAGAAACAGCTGAAGAATTTAATGGTAATTGGAGAGATTTTGATGGTTCAGATGAATTAGAAAAACACCAAGAAGCTTTAGAAGAACTAAATATGAAATTTACAGTTCGTGTAAATGATACTACACATTCTGTTTATCAAGCTGATTTCATTGAAAATACAACCATTTCTGAAAGTGCAGAAAGAGATGAGAAAGGCTATCACATAAAATACAATGAATGGGATTATTCTTCAAAAGCATATAAAGACTCCTTTTGTAAAGTATATCCAATTTCACAAGTAAAAACGGATGTTAACTATTATAAAAAAACAATCACAGAGAAGGCTTCTGTTTTAAATGGCTTGCGTAAAATGTTGACCAATGTTAATAATAAAATGCAACAACATCATAGGCAATCACAAGGTGATGTATTTGATATTGATGCAACTACTGATATGATTATCGATGTGTTATCAAAAAGAACACCTTCTGAAAACATCTATTTATCTAACCGAAAAAAAGAAAAAGACATTTCTATTTTATTGCTTTTAGATATTAGTCTTTCAAGTGACTCTTATGCTGCTGGAAATAAAATTATTGATGTAGAAAAACAGGTTTCTATTCTGTTTGGAGAAATATTAAATGAATTTGATATTGATTTTTCTATCAATTGCTTTTACTCTAAAACAAGGAATTATGCTTCTTATTTAACCTTAAAAGATTTTGATGAAGATTGGCAAAAAGCCAAAAATAAAATTGGTGCTGCAGAACCGCAAGGTTATACAAGAATTGGAGCTGCGCTTCGTCACTCTGGTGCTTTGTTAGAGAAAAGAGATTCTAAAAATAAATGGATTATTTTTCTTTCAGATGGTAAACCAAACGATTATGATAAATACGAAGGAAAGTATGGTATTCACGATGTAAAACAAACGCTAAAAGAATTAAAACAAAAGCAAATAAACACGTATGCTTTAGCTATAGAAGCACAAGCAAAATATTATTTGCCTTTAATGTTTGGACAAAATCATTATCAAATATTAACACATCCAGAAGATTTATTAAAATCATTAGTAAAGCTTTACGAAAAAATTAAACATTAA
- a CDS encoding SCO family protein has product MKKYRIVLVITSLLLLGCKQEEKEVKETPISEESIFNLSSKWKTQDDKTVEIKDFRGKVSVMVMIYTSCKAACPRLVADMRDIESKIPKEQLKDLNFILVSIDPITDTPKRLKVFAKDNFMDDKHWTFLQGTPATVQEFANVLAVKYKKITPIDFSHSNIISVFNREGELIHQQEGLGVNNKETIDKILETVKK; this is encoded by the coding sequence ATGAAAAAATATAGAATAGTACTCGTAATTACAAGTTTACTTCTATTAGGTTGTAAACAAGAAGAAAAGGAAGTTAAAGAAACACCAATTTCTGAAGAGTCAATCTTTAATTTATCTAGTAAATGGAAAACCCAAGACGACAAAACTGTTGAAATAAAAGATTTCAGAGGAAAAGTTTCGGTAATGGTTATGATTTATACTAGTTGTAAAGCTGCTTGCCCGAGATTAGTAGCTGATATGCGTGATATTGAATCTAAAATTCCTAAAGAACAATTAAAAGATTTAAACTTCATTTTAGTCAGTATCGATCCAATAACCGATACACCAAAAAGATTAAAAGTGTTTGCAAAAGATAATTTTATGGATGATAAACACTGGACATTCTTACAAGGAACACCAGCTACAGTTCAAGAATTTGCTAACGTTTTAGCTGTAAAATATAAAAAAATTACTCCTATAGATTTTTCACATTCCAATATTATAAGTGTGTTTAATAGAGAAGGAGAATTGATTCATCAACAAGAAGGTTTAGGTGTAAATAATAAAGAAACGATAGATAAAATATTAGAAACCGTTAAAAAGTAA
- a CDS encoding fasciclin domain-containing protein encodes MKKTFSFLALAFIFLSSSCKENIETPQEAPSSENAVDLSIGQEGVQDDVSNPNIVQVASGSKDHTTLVAAVKAADLVTSLSNAGPFTVFAPTNAAFEKLPAGTVEGLLKPEKKSDLENILGYHTYVGNLKTEYMQDGQEYDMVYGGKVKITKQGEKTFVNGSEVVATIETSNGLIHVIGDVLLPK; translated from the coding sequence ATGAAAAAAACATTTTCCTTTTTAGCACTAGCATTTATATTTCTTTCTTCTAGTTGTAAAGAAAATATTGAAACTCCACAAGAAGCTCCATCTTCAGAAAATGCAGTCGATCTAAGTATTGGTCAAGAAGGAGTGCAAGATGATGTTTCTAATCCAAATATTGTTCAAGTTGCTTCAGGAAGTAAGGATCATACAACATTGGTTGCAGCCGTAAAAGCTGCGGATTTGGTAACTTCATTAAGTAATGCTGGTCCATTTACAGTTTTTGCACCAACTAATGCAGCATTTGAAAAATTGCCTGCAGGAACAGTTGAAGGACTTTTAAAACCAGAGAAAAAAAGTGATTTGGAAAACATTTTAGGTTATCATACTTATGTAGGGAATTTAAAAACAGAATACATGCAAGACGGTCAAGAGTATGATATGGTCTATGGAGGAAAAGTAAAAATCACAAAACAAGGGGAGAAAACATTCGTAAATGGTTCAGAAGTTGTAGCAACAATTGAAACTTCAAACGGTTTAATCCATGTAATTGGAGATGTTCTATTACCTAAATAA
- a CDS encoding cbb3-type cytochrome c oxidase subunit I: MKYKSQKVAYWFFALCMLLFSLQIIYGFIMGFDRIGLQGLHDIIPFNTARAVHTNLLVVWLLTGFMGAAYYIIPEEAQRELISIKWAYIQLISLAVVGVIAIAGFHFNHWEGRKFLEIPRELDFLVVVNVLVFLGLILGTLFKGKRKTTTALVLTMGLVFAALLYIPGMIWFDSQVMDSFFRWWVVHLWVEGVWELIMGGILSYLLIKLTGVDREVIEKWLYVIVGLTFLSGVLGTGHHYYYIGVNKIWLIVGGIFSALEPLAFLAMALFAVNMYRKGEKSHPNKLALFWTIGAAIVSFIGAGLLGFAHTLPQTNLYTHGTLVTAMHGHYAFWGAYAMIVLAIISYALPNLTGRKRYNNTTGQMAFWISNIGILGMTVAFGVAGVAQVYMERKLKMDFMDVQNEIAIHFVVLLICATMFTVGIGMYIYEFIKYGLPTDEALETN, translated from the coding sequence ATGAAATATAAATCACAAAAAGTAGCCTATTGGTTTTTTGCATTATGCATGCTCTTGTTTTCGTTGCAAATTATTTATGGCTTTATAATGGGCTTTGATCGAATAGGATTACAAGGCTTACACGATATAATTCCATTCAATACAGCAAGAGCTGTTCATACAAATTTGCTTGTAGTATGGCTTTTAACTGGATTTATGGGTGCAGCATATTATATAATTCCAGAAGAAGCGCAACGCGAATTAATAAGTATAAAATGGGCGTATATTCAATTGATTTCTCTTGCAGTTGTAGGTGTAATTGCAATAGCAGGATTTCATTTTAATCATTGGGAAGGAAGGAAATTTTTAGAAATTCCAAGAGAACTAGATTTCTTAGTAGTTGTTAACGTATTAGTTTTCTTAGGATTAATTTTAGGAACTCTATTTAAAGGAAAACGAAAAACAACTACTGCTTTAGTACTAACAATGGGATTAGTATTTGCAGCTTTACTTTACATTCCAGGAATGATTTGGTTCGATAGTCAAGTAATGGATTCATTCTTTAGATGGTGGGTTGTTCATTTATGGGTTGAAGGTGTATGGGAGTTAATTATGGGAGGTATTTTATCTTACTTATTAATTAAACTTACTGGTGTAGATAGAGAGGTTATTGAAAAATGGTTATATGTAATTGTCGGATTAACTTTCTTATCTGGAGTATTAGGTACTGGTCACCATTATTACTACATTGGTGTAAACAAAATTTGGTTAATTGTTGGCGGTATATTTTCTGCATTAGAACCTTTAGCTTTCTTAGCCATGGCATTATTTGCAGTAAATATGTATCGTAAAGGAGAAAAAAGTCATCCAAATAAATTAGCATTATTTTGGACAATAGGTGCAGCAATTGTATCTTTTATAGGTGCAGGTTTATTAGGTTTTGCACATACTTTACCACAAACTAATTTATACACACATGGTACTTTAGTAACAGCAATGCATGGTCATTATGCTTTCTGGGGAGCTTATGCAATGATAGTTTTAGCTATTATTAGTTATGCATTACCAAACTTAACTGGTCGTAAACGCTATAACAATACAACAGGACAAATGGCATTTTGGATTTCCAATATTGGTATACTTGGAATGACTGTAGCTTTTGGTGTAGCTGGAGTTGCACAAGTGTATATGGAAAGAAAATTAAAAATGGATTTCATGGATGTTCAAAATGAAATTGCAATTCACTTTGTAGTTTTATTAATCTGTGCAACAATGTTTACTGTAGGTATAGGAATGTATATCTACGAATTTATAAAATACGGCTTACCAACAGACGAAGCTTTAGAAACTAATTAA
- the nirK gene encoding copper-containing nitrite reductase: MKSMKLILAITVITLLASCKSNEKNEVVIDPSNIKTEGAPIIAELTSPPFVPKPVGDRPAKKLIVNLEILEQEGEMADGVKYMYWTFGGTVPGSFIRTRVGDEVEFHLKNHPDNKLPHNIDLHAVTGPGGGAASSFVAPGHEVTFSFKVLNEGLFVYHCATAPVGMHIANGMYGLILVEPAGGLPKVDKEYYVMQGDFYTKGAYGEKGLQPFDMAKAIKEEPDYVVFNGKTGSLTGDNEITAKVGETVRLYVGNGGPNLVSSFHVIGEIFDNVHIEGGSMINKNVQTTLVPAGGAVIVDFKVDVPGSLVIVDHSIFRTFNKGSLGILKVTGDENKTIYSGTQSDNVYLPEGGTIQTMPGNKSASPTIAVTLPERIAEGKSIYSTTCFACHQPNGEGLPNAFPPLAKSDYLNADVNRAIEIVLRGKTGEMTVNGKKYNSVMTAQTLTDEEIANVLTYVYSTWDNSKKEVTKEMVAKIRQENK; encoded by the coding sequence ATGAAAAGCATGAAATTAATACTTGCTATTACAGTAATCACCTTATTAGCAAGTTGTAAATCAAATGAGAAGAACGAAGTAGTCATTGATCCTTCAAATATAAAAACAGAAGGAGCACCAATTATTGCAGAATTAACTTCTCCGCCATTTGTTCCAAAACCTGTAGGGGATAGACCAGCTAAAAAATTAATTGTCAATTTAGAAATATTAGAACAAGAAGGCGAAATGGCCGATGGTGTTAAGTATATGTATTGGACATTTGGAGGTACTGTTCCAGGAAGTTTTATTAGGACTAGAGTTGGTGATGAAGTTGAATTTCATTTAAAAAATCACCCAGACAATAAATTACCTCATAATATTGATTTACATGCAGTAACAGGACCAGGTGGTGGTGCAGCATCTTCATTTGTTGCTCCAGGGCACGAAGTTACTTTTTCTTTTAAAGTTTTAAATGAAGGTCTATTTGTGTACCATTGTGCTACTGCTCCAGTAGGAATGCATATTGCTAATGGTATGTATGGTTTAATTTTGGTTGAACCAGCAGGTGGACTTCCAAAAGTAGACAAAGAGTACTACGTTATGCAAGGAGATTTCTATACAAAAGGTGCTTATGGAGAAAAAGGATTACAACCTTTCGATATGGCAAAAGCAATTAAAGAAGAACCCGATTATGTAGTTTTCAACGGAAAAACAGGATCACTAACAGGAGATAATGAAATAACAGCAAAAGTTGGAGAAACTGTACGTTTGTATGTAGGTAATGGAGGTCCAAACTTAGTGTCTTCATTCCATGTTATTGGTGAAATTTTCGACAATGTACATATAGAAGGAGGATCCATGATTAATAAAAATGTGCAAACTACTTTAGTTCCTGCAGGAGGAGCAGTAATTGTAGACTTTAAAGTAGATGTGCCTGGATCATTAGTAATTGTAGATCATTCTATTTTTAGAACATTTAACAAAGGTAGTTTAGGAATTTTAAAAGTAACTGGAGATGAAAATAAAACCATTTATTCTGGAACACAATCAGATAATGTGTATTTACCAGAAGGAGGAACAATTCAAACAATGCCAGGAAATAAATCTGCTTCTCCTACAATAGCTGTCACTTTACCTGAAAGAATTGCAGAAGGGAAATCAATTTACTCAACAACTTGTTTTGCATGTCATCAACCAAACGGAGAAGGTTTACCAAATGCTTTTCCACCTCTTGCTAAATCAGATTATTTAAATGCAGATGTAAATCGAGCAATTGAAATAGTACTTAGAGGTAAAACGGGAGAAATGACAGTTAATGGTAAAAAATACAATAGTGTTATGACGGCACAAACATTAACAGATGAGGAAATTGCAAACGTTTTAACGTATGTGTATAGTACTTGGGATAACAGTAAAAAAGAAGTTACTAAAGAAATGGTAGCTAAAATAAGACAAGAGAATAAATAG
- a CDS encoding c-type cytochrome yields MLSKSQARAFFLGGTVVTFLIFIGLTIYSFMPRNDQTNYKDIDKNVVKGKEIWESNNCMGCHSIMGEGGYYAPELTKVIERRGEGYIKAVLMSPIPWAPKGRKMVAYKMSAEDADAMVAYFKWIGNIDLNGFDRIVSPLAKDKMKDQHKIK; encoded by the coding sequence ATGCTTTCAAAATCTCAAGCAAGAGCGTTTTTTTTAGGCGGAACAGTAGTTACTTTTCTAATATTTATTGGATTGACTATTTATTCTTTTATGCCTAGAAATGACCAAACCAACTACAAAGACATTGATAAAAATGTTGTTAAGGGGAAAGAAATATGGGAATCCAATAACTGTATGGGTTGTCATAGTATAATGGGAGAAGGTGGCTATTATGCTCCTGAATTAACTAAAGTAATTGAACGGAGGGGAGAAGGTTACATAAAAGCAGTCCTAATGTCTCCAATACCTTGGGCTCCAAAAGGTAGAAAAATGGTTGCATACAAAATGAGCGCTGAAGATGCAGATGCAATGGTAGCTTATTTTAAATGGATAGGCAATATTGATTTAAATGGATTCGACAGAATTGTTTCTCCATTAGCAAAAGATAAAATGAAAGATCAACATAAAATAAAATAA
- a CDS encoding CbbQ/NirQ/NorQ/GpvN family protein, producing MSVNIPFYHPIDKEVEVFENVYQNKIPFLLKGPTGTGKSRFVEYMAHKLDKKLITISCHEETSSTDLIGRFIIKGAETIWIDGPLTKAVKEGSILYLDEIAEARPDVIVAIHSLTDHRREIYIDKLGETIKAHEDFMLVASFNPGYQRGFKELKPSTKQRFTALSFAYPEASQEIEILIQETNIDPDIAKKLVKIGNKIRNLTELGLAETVSTRLLVDAAKLIHTNLPKRLAVKVAIVEPLTDDLEIAEALTDLCNLMI from the coding sequence ATGAGCGTAAATATTCCATTTTATCATCCAATAGACAAAGAAGTTGAGGTTTTTGAAAATGTATACCAAAACAAGATTCCGTTTTTATTAAAAGGTCCTACAGGAACAGGAAAGTCGCGATTTGTAGAATACATGGCACATAAATTAGATAAAAAGTTAATTACAATAAGTTGCCACGAAGAAACATCTTCAACAGATTTAATAGGACGATTTATCATTAAAGGTGCTGAAACTATTTGGATAGACGGACCATTAACAAAAGCAGTAAAAGAAGGTTCTATTTTATATTTAGATGAAATTGCAGAAGCACGCCCAGATGTTATTGTTGCCATTCACTCCTTAACCGATCATAGAAGAGAAATTTATATTGATAAACTAGGAGAAACCATAAAAGCGCACGAAGATTTTATGTTGGTTGCTTCTTTTAATCCAGGATACCAAAGAGGATTTAAAGAACTAAAACCTTCTACAAAACAGCGATTTACTGCTTTGTCTTTTGCTTATCCAGAAGCTTCTCAGGAAATTGAAATCCTTATTCAGGAAACAAATATTGACCCAGATATTGCTAAAAAACTAGTTAAAATTGGTAATAAAATTAGAAATCTTACCGAATTAGGTTTAGCAGAAACCGTTTCTACACGTTTATTAGTAGACGCAGCAAAATTAATACATACCAATTTACCTAAAAGACTAGCTGTAAAAGTAGCTATCGTAGAACCTTTAACGGACGATTTGGAAATAGCAGAAGCCTTAACCGATTTGTGTAACTTGATGATTTAA